The genomic window ATACGCCTAGAAATCATATAACTCGTAGAATAGTCGTTTAGATAAGTATTCTTTATCTGGTAAATGCAAGATAGTACCAGATATAGTATCTATAGGAAGTAGGTATAGACGCCACCGCTAACGGAGTGCAGACTCGGTCGTAGTTGACAATTGAAGACATTCTCCGGAAGAAAACGTAGAAAGGTCAGCGTCCGACCGCCGACTGTTCGGTCTGTCGCAGAGCGTTACCGGTCGAAGTGCTTTCTGATGGTCGCCCGCAGCGGCAGTCCCAGCGCGCCCGCGAGCGGGAGGATCACGAACGCGGCGAGATCGATCGGGAGCGACGCGGCGCCGGCCGCGGCGACGCCGAATCCGGCGAGCGGCGCGAGGACCGGGAGGACGTAGCCGTAGGACGGCTTCCAGCCCGGGCCGCGTCTGGTCCGGCGGACGATCACGCCGAACAGCAACGGCATGAGCACCGCACCCGCGAGCAGGGGACCGCCGACCAACGTCGTCGTCGCCCCCAGCGCGAGCGCGACGACGATCGTCTCGTTGATCGTCAGCCGCCCCCACGTGTTCTCTCTGGTGACCGCACGAACGACGAGCAGGCTCACCAGCGCGAGCGCGACGACACCCGCCAGCGCGCCGTACCACAGCGTCGCCTCGAGCGGCGGCGCGACGAATTCGACGCCCTGAACGAACGCGAGCGTCGTCTCGAGCCCGTGGCGGCTCTCCGAGAGCAGCGTCCAGAGCCCGGCCGGGTCGGCACCGGTCGACCGGAGGTCGGTCCAGAGCGAGCCGAGACCGTCCTGATTCTCGAGGCCGAAGTGGCCGAGGCCGGCGGCGTAGACGAGGACGGAGAGCCAGATCAGCGGCAACGAGAAGTTCTGTCGCCGCCACCAGCGGGTGAGGTGGTTACCGGCGGTATCAGCGGTTCCGGACCCGGAACCGGTCGCGGTCCCGCCGGATCGGGCGGTTCCGCGAGCGGACCCGCCGCCCGACCCACCGGTTCGGTTACTGGTTCCCGACCCGTTACTGCCGGCGGACCCCGTCCCCGTTCCGGATCCAGTTCCGGTACTTGCTGTACTCGAGGCACCGCTGGCGGTGCTAGCCGAGGCCGACGCCGTTCCGGCCGTCGACGTCGCCCCGCTCGAGCCGGCGGTCGACGACGACCGACCGCCGGTCGACGAACTGGACGCTGCGGCGCCAGCCGACGACGCGGTCGACGCTTCGGCGGACGCCGTCTCCGATTCCGAATAGCTCAGTTCCGTGCCGCTCGAGTCATCCTCGTCTCCGTCGTCGCTCTTCCAGACGTCGGGGGAGGGGAGGCCGCTGGTTCGCTTCGCGACGTAATCCTCGTGGCCGAGTCGGTCGTAGGCCTGCCGTTCGACCGGGTCACCGAGGATGTCGTAGGCCGTTTTGACCGCGGTGAACTGGGCCTGCGCGCGGTCGTCGTCGTTCAGATCGGGGTGGTAGACGCGGACCTGATCGCGATAGGCGTCCTTGATCTCGTCTTGGGAGGCGTCGGGCGGGATCTCGAGAAGGTCGTAAAAATCCTCTGTCATATGAGCATAGGGGCGATGTGTTCTGTGACGATAGTTATCGGGACGGG from Natrinema versiforme includes these protein-coding regions:
- a CDS encoding J domain-containing protein, whose protein sequence is MTEDFYDLLEIPPDASQDEIKDAYRDQVRVYHPDLNDDDRAQAQFTAVKTAYDILGDPVERQAYDRLGHEDYVAKRTSGLPSPDVWKSDDGDEDDSSGTELSYSESETASAEASTASSAGAAASSSSTGGRSSSTAGSSGATSTAGTASASASTASGASSTASTGTGSGTGTGSAGSNGSGTSNRTGGSGGGSARGTARSGGTATGSGSGTADTAGNHLTRWWRRQNFSLPLIWLSVLVYAAGLGHFGLENQDGLGSLWTDLRSTGADPAGLWTLLSESRHGLETTLAFVQGVEFVAPPLEATLWYGALAGVVALALVSLLVVRAVTRENTWGRLTINETIVVALALGATTTLVGGPLLAGAVLMPLLFGVIVRRTRRGPGWKPSYGYVLPVLAPLAGFGVAAAGAASLPIDLAAFVILPLAGALGLPLRATIRKHFDR